GGTCGATCGGTGCCGAAATGCTCACCGCCCCAAGGAGATCCGCATTGCTGCCGGCTTCGCTCAGATATTTCAGCAGCACATTGCCGCCCAGCGAATAGCCGACCGCCACCACGCCGTGACGTTTCAAGGTCGGTTCAAGACCGGCGAGCGCGCTTGCGATGTCTTCGCTGCGGCCGGCGTGATAGGTCCCCTTGGCGAAGTCACGGCCAGGACCGGCACCGCGCAGATTGAGGCGCATGACCGGGTAGCCGGCCGCCAGCAGATGGCAGGCACTGACCCGCACATAATAGCTGTCCTCGCTGCCCGACAGGCCATGGACGAGGAGAATGAGGGGGCGTTTCCCTGGATCCGCCGGCCGGTGCAGTTTGGCGATCAGCCGATCGCCACTGCCGTCGTTGCAGGTGAAGATATGCCCTTCGCCGGGCCAGAGATCGAGATTGTCCTTGGGCGGTCGGATCCAGTTGCGCAGGGTCTGCAGATCGCCACCCCGCCACAGCCGCAGCGGCCGGAAGGGCGGCAATTCGAGTTTCTGGAGAGTCCTTATCTGCCCGTCAGCCATTCTTTGATCTGATCGATCTGCTCAGGAGCCATCAGGGCCGGGGCGTGGCCCATGCCGCCCCAGGTCACGAGTTTCGCCTTGGGACCACGCTCGGTCATTTCCACCGCGGTCTCCGCCGTCAAGAGATCGGAATCCGCACCGCGCAACACGAGGGTCGGCGCCACGACCTTGTCCCAGAGCGCCCATAAATCCCAATCCTGCACCGCCATCTTTACGTTGACGGCGATCGCCGGATCATAGGCGAGGCCATAGGTGCCGTCCGGCCGCAGGCGATGGCCGAAGGCCACCATATGCTGCCATTGCGCGTCAGTCAGCGGGCCGAAGGGGGCCAGCACTTTCCGGAGATGCGTCTCGACGGCGGAGAGCGATGAGAAGCGGTTGTCGAGGCCGACATAGTCCGCGATGCGGAGCAGCGCCGCCTTGGGCACGAAGGGGCCGACATCGTTGATGACGAGTTTGCGGATGGGGGTGCCTGCCTGGGCCGCCAGCGTCATGCCGATGAGGCCGCCCATCGAGGTGCCGACCCAGTCAAGCTCCGTGACATCGAGCCTGGCGATGAGCGCGCTCATATCCGCGCAATATTGCGGATAGCCGTAATGGACCGGATCGCGCAGCCAATCGCTTTTGCCGCGACCCACGATATCCGGGCAAATGACCCGTGCCTCCTTCGACAATTCGGTGGCCAGGGCATCGAAGTCGCGGCCGTTGCGCGTCAGGCCATGGCAGCAGAGGATCACCCGCGACGCCGCAGGATCACCCCATTCCACATAGGCGACATTGTGGAAGCCTGCTGGACTGAGCGCCAGGAATTGCTTCTGCCGCATCATGGTCAGCGCACGCTGCCCATCGGCTGATCATGGACGACAACCAGCGTTTCCGGCGCGAAGCCGTTGAAGCGTGTCGCCAGCGCATTTGAATAGGCACCGACCCGGTCGATCTCGATCCAATCGCCCTCGTCGATGTCCGAGGGGAGCGAGAAGGTCGAAGGCAGGACGTCGAGGGAGTCGCAGGTGGGGCCGTTGAGGATGAAATCCTTGGGCGCGCCGGTGAGCGCTCCGGCCAGGCGATGGGCCCGTGCCGGCAGCCTGACGCCGGCATCGACGGTTTCCGACAGCGAACCGTAGATGCCGTCATTGATGTAGAGCTGGTCGTCCTTGCGCAGTTGAACCTGGGTCACCACCGAGACCGCATGGGCCACCAGCGCACGGCCGGGCTCGCACATTAGTACGCAGTCGCGGCGCAGTTTCAGCTTCTTCACACCCTCTTCGATTTCGTGAATGAAGTCCTCGAAGGGCGGCATGTTAGTGCCGAGATATTCCGCCGGAAAGCCACCGCCGACATCGAGGCCGACAAT
This genomic interval from Rhodospirillaceae bacterium contains the following:
- a CDS encoding alpha/beta fold hydrolase; the protein is MADGQIRTLQKLELPPFRPLRLWRGGDLQTLRNWIRPPKDNLDLWPGEGHIFTCNDGSGDRLIAKLHRPADPGKRPLILLVHGLSGSEDSYYVRVSACHLLAAGYPVMRLNLRGAGPGRDFAKGTYHAGRSEDIASALAGLEPTLKRHGVVAVGYSLGGNVLLKYLSEAGSNADLLGAVSISAPIDLKATSISITSKRNRLYHAHLIDGMRVERGIIAKDIRTITEYDNRIVAPENGFRDADEYYAESSAAQRLGGVRVPTMVIHASDDPWIPVACYGQVKWDDNPYLQLKLPVSGGHVGFHGQGLDRPWYDMALLRFLALLG
- a CDS encoding alpha/beta hydrolase, whose amino-acid sequence is MRQKQFLALSPAGFHNVAYVEWGDPAASRVILCCHGLTRNGRDFDALATELSKEARVICPDIVGRGKSDWLRDPVHYGYPQYCADMSALIARLDVTELDWVGTSMGGLIGMTLAAQAGTPIRKLVINDVGPFVPKAALLRIADYVGLDNRFSSLSAVETHLRKVLAPFGPLTDAQWQHMVAFGHRLRPDGTYGLAYDPAIAVNVKMAVQDWDLWALWDKVVAPTLVLRGADSDLLTAETAVEMTERGPKAKLVTWGGMGHAPALMAPEQIDQIKEWLTGR